The following proteins are encoded in a genomic region of Nicotiana sylvestris chromosome 4, ASM39365v2, whole genome shotgun sequence:
- the LOC104218200 gene encoding uncharacterized protein, with translation MFTNTQRQEERTGKYGTPRVEYLQELVTQFQNASSEETKEKIAANLANFAYDPYNYTFLRQLNVIELFLDCLTEPSERLVEFGIGGICNACADPANAALVTQNDGIPLVIQCLSSPVRNTVNYALGALYYLCNASNKEEILKPEVIDAIKSYAAAGGVSTSFSNLAQSFLDKHV, from the exons ATGTTCACGAATACCCAAAGGCAAGAAGAACGCACTGGAAAATATGGAACTCCGAGGGTTGAATACCTTCAG GAATTGGTAACTCAATTTCAGAATGCATCTTCTGAAG AGACGAAAGAGAAGATTGCTGCTAATTTGGCAAACTTTGCATATGATCCTTACAACTATACCTTTTTGCGCCAG CTTAATGTTATAGAACTTTTTCTCGACTGTTTAACTGAGCCTAGTGAGAGGCTTGTGGAGTTTGGGATTGGAGGAATCTGCAATGCTTGTGCTG ATCCAGCAAATGCTGCTCTTGTTACTCAAAATGATGGTATTCCTCTCGTCATCCAGTGTTTATCAAGTCCTGTTAGGAACACG GTAAATTATGCTCTAGGAGCTCTGTATTATCTTTGCAATGCATCAAACAAGGAAGAGATCTTAAAGCCAGAAGTAATTGATGCCATCAAAAGTTATGCAGCTGCTGGTGGAGTTAGTACAAGCTTCAGCAATTTGGCTCAGTCTTTCTTAGATAAACATGTCTAG